In Calditrichota bacterium, the sequence GACCAACGCGTCGAGTTTGTCAAAGGACTCGGACCAGCCCGCGCCGGTCAGTTCACGGTACTGATCGGGCATTCTCTCATGCCGCAGCGTCATCATCGTTCGCCCGCCGAGGTCTTCGAGGATGATCTCAACCTGCATTTCGAGCGGCATTCCTTCCATCCCATAGTCGGTCGAGGGGACGATGTTTCCTTCGGTGTCGCCGAATGAGTCGGTGGCGACGATCCGGCGGTTAGGTTCGATCTCGAGGTAGGTGCCGGTCGACCAGATGTCGGCGACCGAGCCGTCCGGCGTCGGACCGCGCATCGCAAGCAGATACCGCCCGCCGACCCGGAAGTCGATCTTAGCCACCGGGCAGGTATAGAGCCTCGGCCCCCACCACCTGCAGGCCAGTTCCGGCTCGGACCAGCATCGCCAGACGACTTTCGGCGGCGCGTTGAAGATTCGCTTCAGGACGAGGGTGTTCAGCTCGTGGATCACCTCGAGGCCGGTATCTTTCTGGATGCGCGTCGTCAAGATCGCAAGCCGTTCCCACGACTCGACGGCA encodes:
- a CDS encoding SRPBCC domain-containing protein is translated as MEAGAVESWERLAILTTRIQKDTGLEVIHELNTLVLKRIFNAPPKVVWRCWSEPELACRWWGPRLYTCPVAKIDFRVGGRYLLAMRGPTPDGSVADIWSTGTYLEIEPNRRIVATDSFGDTEGNIVPSTDYGMEGMPLEMQVEIILEDLGGRTMMTLRHERMPDQYRELTGAGWSESFDKLDALVVELAA